In the genome of Pseudomonadota bacterium, one region contains:
- a CDS encoding c-type cytochrome yields the protein MRHVLPALLLVSSMAVAADGPQLLKQQCAECHALTAPAQTDVERLWSRKGPDLHYAGDKFQRAWLVAWLEAPTRIRPGGEFYRHHLKDGAEGDVIDEASLAVHPKLDHESAEAVADALLALRVPGLVESGAYKGAAVSATIGSMFFGKLRGCAACHEDAPGKGGVSGPELHTASTRLNADYVYSYIKRPQAFDPHVWMPDAGLGESDLQRLTGYLMQLKSGAKP from the coding sequence ATGCGCCATGTGCTGCCCGCGCTGCTGCTGGTCTCGTCGATGGCTGTTGCCGCCGACGGCCCGCAGTTACTGAAACAACAATGCGCCGAATGCCATGCGCTCACCGCGCCGGCGCAAACGGACGTCGAGCGACTGTGGTCGCGCAAGGGACCGGACCTCCACTACGCCGGTGACAAGTTCCAGCGCGCCTGGCTGGTCGCCTGGCTGGAGGCCCCGACCCGCATACGCCCGGGCGGTGAGTTCTATCGGCATCATCTCAAGGACGGCGCGGAAGGTGACGTGATCGACGAGGCGTCGCTCGCCGTGCATCCCAAGCTCGACCACGAAAGCGCCGAGGCGGTCGCCGATGCCTTGCTCGCGCTGCGCGTGCCGGGCCTGGTCGAAAGCGGCGCCTACAAGGGCGCGGCCGTCAGCGCCACCATTGGCTCGATGTTCTTCGGCAAGTTGCGCGGTTGCGCCGCCTGCCACGAGGACGCGCCGGGCAAGGGCGGCGTGTCGGGGCCCGAACTCCACACCGCGAGTACCCGGCTCAACGCCGACTATGTCTACAGCTACATCAAGCGGCCGCAGGCCTTCGACCCCCATGTGTGGATGCCCGATGCCGGCCTCGGCGAAAGCGATCTGCAACGCCTGACCGGCTACCTCATGCAACTCAAGAGCGGAGCCAAACCATGA
- a CDS encoding PilW family protein has product MSNTRLGHQSGMTLVEVMVSITVGLILLSGVISIFSSNKLAYRLQESTNVLDENARYALNQIQYHLRMGDHWGGVEPDRITKDATLAALPIASTLCTQSIAVSNVGFFALEGAASSPLSCIPAGDYKPNTDVLVVRYAGPDRTPSAAIVAGDVYLRTRVGAEGVLFKGSSLTSLPSTIYETPEPIYQANWHVMTVIYFIRNCASQDLGTAGVCDAADDSTPTLTRLVLSGTSLVQEDVVSGVEQLQATFGKLSDAAVPKIQYYAASSIAAADWPRIVNVQVSLIVRGTEYDVTHTDNRSFKLYGNFDYTPVAADRHYGRKQYNFSVQIRNTTRG; this is encoded by the coding sequence ATGAGCAACACGCGTTTAGGTCACCAATCCGGTATGACACTGGTCGAGGTGATGGTGTCCATCACCGTCGGCCTCATCCTGTTGTCCGGTGTCATCAGCATCTTCTCCAGCAACAAGCTCGCCTACCGCCTGCAGGAAAGCACCAACGTGCTGGACGAAAATGCGCGCTACGCCCTCAACCAGATCCAGTACCACCTGCGCATGGGTGACCACTGGGGCGGTGTGGAACCGGACCGTATCACCAAGGACGCGACGCTCGCCGCCCTGCCCATCGCCTCGACGCTGTGCACGCAGTCGATCGCCGTGTCCAACGTCGGCTTTTTCGCCCTGGAAGGCGCCGCCAGCTCACCTCTGAGCTGTATTCCTGCCGGTGACTACAAACCCAATACCGACGTGCTTGTCGTTCGCTACGCCGGGCCGGACCGCACTCCGTCGGCCGCCATCGTCGCGGGGGATGTCTACCTGCGCACCCGCGTCGGCGCCGAGGGCGTGTTGTTCAAGGGCAGCAGCCTGACTTCGCTGCCGAGCACGATCTACGAAACTCCCGAGCCGATCTACCAAGCCAACTGGCACGTGATGACGGTGATCTATTTCATCCGCAATTGCGCGTCCCAGGATCTCGGTACGGCCGGCGTATGCGACGCCGCGGACGACTCCACGCCCACCCTCACGCGCCTGGTGTTGAGCGGCACCTCGCTGGTGCAGGAAGACGTGGTGTCCGGCGTCGAGCAGTTGCAGGCAACCTTCGGCAAGTTGAGCGACGCGGCGGTGCCGAAGATCCAGTACTACGCGGCGTCGTCGATTGCCGCCGCCGACTGGCCGCGCATCGTCAATGTGCAGGTGTCGCTCATCGTGCGCGGCACCGAGTACGACGTCACCCACACCGACAACCGCAGCTTCAAGCTCTACGGCAATTTCGATTACACGCCGGTCGCCGCCGATCGCCACTACGGCCGCAAACAGTACAACTTCTCGGTCCAGATCCGTAACACCACGCGAGGATAA
- a CDS encoding carbon storage regulator has translation MLLLSRKIGEKLLVGENVAITILGVSGRHVRIGIESPQRIPIYREEAVHKHPRASITATRD, from the coding sequence ATGCTGCTTTTGTCGAGGAAGATTGGCGAGAAATTGCTGGTCGGGGAAAACGTCGCAATCACCATACTCGGCGTCTCGGGCCGGCACGTGCGCATCGGCATCGAATCCCCGCAGCGCATTCCCATCTACCGGGAAGAGGCCGTGCACAAGCATCCGCGTGCCTCGATCACCGCGACTCGCGATTGA
- a CDS encoding cytochrome c: protein MNRHLAPLAFVLSLAPLVAGAASAFPEAERNYDTYCVQCHGVHRNGRGVNAAHMSVQPRDHTDSKAMNDVPNDEMFKAIKEGGLAVNKSILMPVWGKVLSDDEIHQLVDYLREICKCGT, encoded by the coding sequence ATGAACCGCCATCTCGCACCTCTTGCCTTCGTGCTCAGTCTCGCGCCGCTGGTCGCAGGCGCCGCCAGCGCGTTTCCCGAGGCCGAGCGCAATTACGACACCTACTGTGTGCAGTGCCACGGCGTGCATCGCAACGGTCGCGGCGTCAATGCCGCGCACATGTCGGTGCAACCACGGGATCACACCGACAGCAAGGCGATGAACGACGTGCCGAATGACGAGATGTTCAAGGCCATCAAGGAGGGGGGACTCGCGGTGAACAAATCCATTCTCATGCCGGTGTGGGGCAAGGTGCTCAGCGATGACGAAATTCACCAACTCGTCGATTACCTGCGCGAGATCTGCAAGTGCGGCACTTGA
- a CDS encoding multicopper oxidase domain-containing protein: MNRYLQLTLAAGLASLVALPMTAGAEVVKVTLNSKEVDLPIDNKGTTYKAWTFEGKIPGPVVRVKEGDTVEFTLINDKSNKNSHSMDFHAARADVVTDFAPIKPGETKQFTFSADYPGAFFYHCGADPMMQHIARGMFGLIIVDPKDTAAMPKADREYVLVQSELYPNPEDREAMMANKWSNVMFNGGVFKYDPVHDSNATRWLQAKPGERVRVYFVNAGPNEFSSFHPIAGIWDKVWPSGNPRNEMTGLQSFTVGPGDAAVFDLISPKAGANAIVSHSLKQALTGAIAVIMFSDDADPNMGRGEQIVVR; this comes from the coding sequence ATGAATCGATATCTGCAACTGACGCTGGCGGCAGGCCTCGCGAGCCTGGTCGCGCTGCCAATGACAGCCGGTGCCGAGGTGGTCAAGGTGACCTTGAACAGCAAGGAAGTCGACCTGCCGATAGACAACAAGGGCACGACCTACAAGGCCTGGACTTTCGAGGGCAAGATTCCCGGGCCGGTGGTGCGGGTGAAGGAGGGCGACACCGTCGAGTTCACGCTCATCAACGACAAGTCGAACAAGAACTCCCATTCGATGGACTTCCACGCCGCGCGCGCCGACGTCGTAACGGATTTCGCGCCGATCAAGCCGGGCGAGACCAAGCAGTTCACCTTCAGCGCCGACTACCCGGGCGCATTCTTCTACCACTGTGGCGCCGACCCCATGATGCAGCACATCGCGCGCGGCATGTTCGGGTTGATCATCGTCGATCCCAAGGATACGGCCGCGATGCCCAAAGCGGACCGCGAGTACGTGCTGGTGCAGTCGGAGCTCTACCCAAATCCCGAAGATCGCGAAGCGATGATGGCCAACAAGTGGTCGAACGTGATGTTCAACGGCGGCGTGTTCAAGTACGACCCGGTGCATGACTCCAACGCCACGCGCTGGCTGCAGGCCAAGCCGGGCGAGCGAGTGCGGGTGTACTTCGTCAATGCCGGCCCCAACGAGTTTTCGTCCTTCCATCCGATTGCCGGCATCTGGGACAAGGTCTGGCCGAGCGGCAATCCGCGCAACGAAATGACCGGCCTGCAGAGCTTCACGGTGGGGCCGGGCGACGCGGCGGTGTTCGACCTCATTTCACCCAAGGCCGGCGCCAACGCCATTGTCAGTCATTCGCTCAAGCAGGCCTTGACCGGTGCAATAGCTGTCATCATGTTCAGCGACGATGCCGATCCGAACATGGGTCGCGGCGAACAGATCGTGGTGCGCTGA
- a CDS encoding efflux RND transporter permease subunit — MRLAAVIAWSVRARHLVVTLTLLAACAGAVALRHAPLDALPNVAEPQVIVRTAYAGRTPEQVERDVAYPLATALASVPGAVAVRGVSMVGESFLYVVCDADADAEATRTRVAQRLQEVQPRLPAGVTPTLGPDASGVGWVYQYALVARGAALSPGALGALQTTYLAPELQSLRGVAEVATVGGQAREFRVDIDPRRAFAHGLAPQAVGEAIVAANVSSGGGALDLGQRRVIVAADNRLRSLDELRAVPLLSEGGALRLDDVAQLSEGPAAAAGFTDLDGHGPAVGGIVIARQGENVLDVTTRVKARLAELARGLPDGVHLEPVYDRSTLVVDALGNLRARLLEEVAVVFAVCVLLLGSLRAAGAAALVLPAGLGVAALALAWQGVELNIMSLGGVAIALGAMTDAAIVMTENVTRRLAQRGAAESSLDAITRAAVEVGPALFWSLLLITLSFLPVLLFGGREGRLFAPLALTKTWLMAVACLLGVTLTPALLALLVRDGDDEARSAWLRRLQDAYRALLEATLARPRTLALLAVLALLSVLWPLSRMGAEFMPPLDEGDLLYMPTTAPGMTATHVREVLRRTDALIAELPEVESVFGKAGRADTATDPAPLAMLETTIRLKPREAWRPGKTSADLIAELDEKLRLPGLLNSWGYPIRTRIAMLASGVKTPLGLRISGPDSHTTEKAAIAAAAALGELPEVRSAIASRAGQGEYLDLRLDRARAAALGIDAAALGRYAELLTGAEAVSTVNGEGAERIAVTLRIAPSLRASLAELRELPLVTANGAVPLADVATLTRRHGPSEILSEGGRPVSYVYVNVAHGDATRVMAAAAPRLAALGLPGGVSIAWVGDHQDYTSAMQRLALIAPLVALAVVAMLYAVFHDMARVALVLFTLPFALVGGLWLVHLLDFQFSVAVAVGLIALAGVAAEFSVVMTLYLDNAVREAGMALDAGAWRRAVLAGAVQRLRPKLMTVTVISASLLPVMLSNAVGCDVMQRIAAPMLGGMLSAPLVSMLLLPVIYHRVLRGGTAPAAAPRAAGSLAASADSAPDPAG, encoded by the coding sequence ATGCGCCTGGCCGCCGTCATTGCGTGGTCGGTGCGCGCGCGTCACCTGGTCGTTACGCTGACGCTGCTGGCCGCGTGCGCCGGCGCGGTGGCCCTGCGCCACGCGCCGCTCGATGCGCTGCCCAACGTCGCCGAGCCGCAGGTCATCGTGCGCACCGCCTATGCCGGGCGCACGCCCGAGCAGGTCGAACGGGATGTCGCCTACCCGCTGGCCACCGCGCTGGCCTCGGTGCCGGGCGCGGTGGCGGTGCGCGGCGTATCCATGGTCGGCGAGTCCTTTCTCTACGTGGTATGCGACGCCGATGCCGACGCGGAAGCGACCCGCACGCGCGTCGCGCAGCGTCTGCAGGAAGTGCAACCACGCCTGCCCGCGGGTGTGACACCGACGCTGGGCCCAGATGCGAGCGGCGTCGGCTGGGTTTACCAATACGCGCTGGTCGCACGCGGCGCGGCGCTGTCGCCCGGTGCGCTGGGCGCCTTGCAGACCACCTACCTCGCGCCTGAATTGCAGAGCCTGCGCGGTGTCGCCGAGGTCGCGACGGTCGGTGGCCAGGCGCGCGAATTCCGCGTTGACATCGATCCGCGCCGCGCCTTCGCCCATGGCCTCGCGCCGCAGGCCGTTGGCGAGGCGATCGTCGCCGCCAACGTCTCCAGCGGCGGCGGCGCACTCGACCTCGGCCAGCGCCGCGTGATCGTCGCCGCCGACAATCGCCTGCGCAGTCTCGACGAATTGCGCGCCGTGCCGCTGCTGAGCGAGGGCGGTGCGCTGCGTCTGGACGATGTGGCGCAGCTCAGTGAAGGTCCGGCGGCGGCGGCGGGCTTCACCGATCTCGATGGCCACGGGCCGGCGGTGGGCGGCATCGTGATCGCGCGCCAGGGTGAGAACGTGCTCGACGTCACCACGCGGGTCAAGGCGCGACTCGCCGAGTTGGCCCGTGGGCTGCCGGACGGTGTGCACCTCGAGCCGGTATACGATCGCTCGACCCTGGTCGTCGACGCGCTCGGCAATCTGCGCGCACGCCTGCTGGAGGAAGTGGCGGTGGTGTTCGCGGTGTGCGTGCTGCTGCTCGGTTCGCTGCGCGCGGCGGGCGCCGCGGCGCTGGTCTTGCCGGCCGGCCTCGGCGTGGCGGCGCTGGCGCTCGCCTGGCAGGGCGTCGAGCTCAACATCATGTCGCTCGGCGGCGTTGCAATCGCGCTCGGCGCGATGACCGATGCCGCCATCGTCATGACCGAGAACGTCACGCGCCGCCTGGCGCAGCGCGGCGCGGCCGAATCAAGCCTCGATGCTATCACGCGCGCCGCCGTCGAAGTCGGCCCGGCGCTGTTCTGGTCGCTGCTGCTCATCACCCTGTCGTTCCTGCCGGTGCTCTTGTTCGGCGGTCGCGAAGGACGCTTGTTTGCGCCGCTGGCCCTGACCAAGACCTGGCTCATGGCGGTTGCCTGCCTGCTGGGCGTGACACTCACGCCGGCGCTGTTGGCGCTGCTGGTGCGCGACGGCGACGACGAAGCGCGCAGCGCCTGGCTGCGTCGTCTGCAGGACGCTTACCGCGCACTGCTGGAAGCAACCCTGGCACGGCCGCGCACGCTGGCGCTGCTGGCGGTATTGGCCTTGCTGTCGGTGCTGTGGCCGCTGTCGCGCATGGGTGCCGAGTTCATGCCGCCGCTGGACGAGGGCGACCTGCTCTACATGCCCACCACCGCACCCGGCATGACCGCCACCCATGTGCGCGAGGTTCTGCGCCGCACCGACGCCTTAATCGCCGAACTGCCCGAGGTCGAGAGCGTGTTCGGCAAGGCCGGACGCGCCGACACCGCTACCGATCCGGCACCGCTTGCGATGCTCGAGACCACCATCCGCCTCAAGCCGCGTGAGGCGTGGCGGCCGGGCAAGACCAGCGCCGACCTCATCGCCGAACTGGACGAAAAACTACGCCTGCCGGGCTTGTTGAACAGTTGGGGCTACCCGATACGCACGCGCATCGCGATGTTGGCGAGCGGTGTGAAAACGCCTCTCGGACTGCGTATCAGCGGGCCCGACAGTCACACGACTGAAAAGGCCGCCATCGCCGCCGCCGCCGCGCTCGGCGAGCTGCCCGAGGTGCGCAGTGCCATCGCATCGCGCGCCGGCCAGGGCGAGTATCTCGACCTTCGACTCGATCGTGCGCGCGCTGCGGCGCTGGGTATCGATGCCGCCGCGCTCGGCCGCTACGCCGAGTTGCTGACCGGCGCCGAGGCCGTAAGCACCGTCAACGGCGAAGGCGCGGAGCGTATCGCTGTCACCCTGCGCATCGCGCCCAGCCTGCGCGCCTCGCTAGCCGAGCTGCGGGAATTACCGCTGGTGACGGCCAACGGTGCGGTGCCGCTGGCCGATGTCGCGACGCTGACCCGTCGCCACGGCCCGAGTGAGATCCTGAGCGAGGGCGGGCGTCCGGTCAGCTATGTGTACGTGAATGTCGCGCACGGCGACGCAACGCGGGTCATGGCCGCCGCGGCGCCGCGACTCGCCGCGCTCGGCCTGCCCGGCGGCGTTTCCATCGCCTGGGTCGGCGATCACCAGGACTACACGAGCGCGATGCAGCGCCTGGCGTTGATCGCGCCGCTGGTGGCGTTGGCGGTGGTGGCGATGCTCTATGCGGTGTTTCATGACATGGCACGCGTCGCTCTCGTCCTGTTCACCCTGCCGTTTGCGCTGGTGGGCGGCCTGTGGCTGGTCCACCTGCTCGACTTCCAGTTTTCCGTGGCGGTGGCGGTGGGGCTCATTGCGCTGGCCGGCGTTGCCGCTGAATTCAGCGTGGTGATGACGCTCTATCTGGATAACGCGGTGCGTGAAGCCGGCATGGCGCTGGATGCAGGCGCATGGCGTCGCGCGGTGCTGGCGGGCGCGGTGCAACGGCTACGCCCCAAGCTCATGACGGTCACCGTGATCAGCGCGAGCCTGTTGCCGGTGATGCTGTCCAACGCGGTCGGCTGCGACGTCATGCAGCGCATCGCGGCGCCGATGCTGGGCGGCATGCTGAGCGCACCACTGGTGTCGATGCTGCTGCTGCCCGTCATTTACCACCGCGTGCTGCGCGGCGGGACGGCGCCCGCGGCCGCGCCGCGGGCGGCAGGATCGCTTGCTGCATCTGCCGACTCTGCACCAGATCCTGCAGGCTGA
- a CDS encoding transcriptional repressor, with the protein MSQNPLMPPIAREDIPATLLRFGISPTPQRVEVAALVLERTQHLSADQVLARLSGSDASVSKATVYNTLGLFAERELVREVMVDATKVFYDSNTSPHHHFFNIDDGTLLDVASGEVVIDQLPAAPAGTRTDSVDIVIRVRNQS; encoded by the coding sequence ATGTCTCAGAACCCCCTCATGCCGCCGATCGCCCGCGAGGACATCCCGGCCACGCTGCTCCGCTTCGGCATTTCGCCGACGCCGCAGCGTGTCGAGGTGGCGGCACTGGTGCTGGAACGCACCCAGCACCTGTCGGCCGACCAGGTGCTGGCGCGCCTGTCCGGCAGCGACGCATCGGTGTCCAAGGCCACGGTCTACAACACCCTTGGCCTGTTCGCCGAGCGCGAACTGGTGCGTGAAGTGATGGTCGATGCGACCAAGGTCTTCTACGACTCGAACACCTCGCCCCATCATCATTTTTTCAATATCGACGATGGCACCTTGCTGGACGTCGCCTCGGGCGAAGTGGTCATCGACCAGTTGCCCGCCGCGCCGGCCGGTACCCGCACCGACAGCGTCGACATCGTGATCCGCGTCCGCAATCAATCCTGA
- a CDS encoding multicopper oxidase domain-containing protein encodes MLPHHAKKTAGQVKRKTLCARVVRAGALYLAGLLAGGAALAETREFEMTIEDTRMTLVDKQDFHTFAFNGQVPGPLIHVKEGDDITVKVMNLTSLPHTIHWHGLLQRGTWQNDGVPGVTQEAIKPGEDFTYHFAAAPAGTMWYHCHVNVNEHVAMRGMWGPFIIDPREPTPLEKTVTRDFILMLSDWDGKWADKPGYGGVPGDVFNYFTINGKAYPETQPLRVKKGDVLRVRLIGAGELIHSIHIHGHVFKVAFKDGHALPAPYDADTIMVGPGERYDLIFEADNPGLWMVHDHVDSHTVNGEKPMGGIMSVIEYEEIDPKPALYEWKDKQFQPDFYYEQSLKLPYGLHTPALFKGTAIQ; translated from the coding sequence ATGTTGCCGCATCACGCCAAGAAAACTGCCGGTCAGGTGAAACGAAAAACATTGTGCGCACGCGTCGTGCGGGCAGGTGCCTTGTATCTCGCCGGCCTGCTCGCCGGCGGCGCGGCGCTGGCCGAAACGCGCGAGTTCGAGATGACCATCGAAGACACGCGCATGACGCTGGTCGACAAACAGGACTTTCATACCTTCGCCTTCAATGGCCAGGTGCCGGGACCGCTCATCCACGTCAAGGAGGGTGACGACATCACGGTCAAGGTCATGAACCTGACTTCCTTACCCCACACCATTCACTGGCACGGCCTGCTCCAGCGCGGCACCTGGCAGAACGACGGCGTGCCGGGCGTTACCCAGGAAGCGATCAAGCCGGGCGAGGATTTCACGTATCACTTTGCCGCCGCGCCCGCCGGCACCATGTGGTACCACTGCCATGTCAACGTCAACGAACACGTCGCCATGCGCGGCATGTGGGGGCCATTCATCATCGACCCGCGCGAGCCGACGCCGCTGGAGAAAACCGTCACCCGCGACTTCATCCTCATGCTTTCGGACTGGGACGGAAAGTGGGCGGACAAGCCGGGTTACGGCGGTGTGCCGGGCGACGTCTTCAACTACTTCACCATCAACGGCAAGGCTTATCCCGAAACCCAGCCGCTGCGCGTCAAGAAAGGCGATGTGCTGCGTGTGCGCCTGATAGGCGCGGGCGAGCTCATCCATTCCATCCACATCCACGGGCACGTTTTCAAGGTCGCGTTCAAGGACGGTCACGCGCTGCCGGCGCCCTACGACGCCGACACCATCATGGTCGGGCCGGGTGAGCGTTATGACCTCATCTTCGAGGCCGACAACCCTGGTCTGTGGATGGTTCATGACCATGTCGACTCGCACACGGTCAACGGCGAAAAACCGATGGGCGGCATCATGTCCGTCATCGAGTATGAAGAAATAGACCCCAAGCCGGCCCTTTATGAATGGAAGGACAAGCAGTTCCAGCCGGATTTCTATTACGAACAATCCTTGAAGCTGCCCTACGGATTGCATACCCCGGCCCTGTTCAAGGGCACGGCGATCCAATGA
- a CDS encoding GspH/FimT family pseudopilin: MKRQSGFNIIELMITVAVFGVLLGVGVPGIQAYIYNSRLTTQINSFSTTLNHARSEAIKLNARAVVCLSSNGTSCDGYSSGQPWSKGWILFIDRNNDSDIDSGGSGVDDCAQDATTDCVVSVLPAFVGTNVLTPADSVKDIIAFVGDGSVRCNTNADIATLETCPRATSFFTLCDFRGAAYAKGVAVSTTGRVSSIDKQPNGSAFTCP; this comes from the coding sequence ATGAAAAGACAAAGCGGCTTCAACATCATCGAGCTCATGATCACGGTCGCGGTGTTCGGAGTGTTGCTTGGGGTCGGCGTGCCCGGCATTCAGGCCTACATCTACAACAGCCGCCTGACCACCCAGATCAACAGCTTCTCCACCACCCTGAACCACGCCCGCAGCGAGGCCATCAAGCTCAACGCGCGGGCGGTGGTGTGCCTGTCCAGCAACGGCACGAGCTGCGATGGCTACAGCAGCGGCCAGCCGTGGAGCAAGGGCTGGATCCTGTTCATTGACCGAAATAATGACAGCGACATCGATAGCGGCGGAAGCGGGGTGGACGATTGCGCGCAGGACGCCACCACCGACTGCGTGGTATCGGTGCTGCCGGCATTCGTCGGCACCAACGTGCTGACGCCGGCGGACAGCGTCAAGGACATCATCGCCTTCGTCGGCGACGGCTCGGTCCGCTGCAACACCAATGCCGACATCGCCACGCTCGAAACCTGCCCCCGTGCCACGAGCTTTTTCACGCTGTGCGATTTCCGTGGCGCCGCCTATGCCAAGGGCGTTGCCGTGAGTACCACCGGACGCGTGTCGTCCATAGACAAGCAACCGAACGGGAGCGCCTTCACATGTCCGTGA
- a CDS encoding efflux RND transporter periplasmic adaptor subunit: protein MLALLPWGAGAGQAGALAADVSVAGHEHVHAHASGAAHARYTCPMHPQVQANAPGRCPICGMDLALAPNSDARDDAPAREVMATVAVSPRAAQVLGLRRATVETRDIAAQVATYARVVADSVNESIVSAPAEGWIRALHVNQLGARVEAGAPLFELYAPELQQRQRDYIDTLNRRDQMLATLTSMEGQNGQLLASLARERKRLRDALLELGIARASLDDIERLRRVRDSLTVVARGDGQVTRLEARVGQAVAPGEALYRLLDGGRTVLEVMLSPRQRAALQAPVELSVAESSAPRTVALDGALFDARAQSYGVRIAVADIGSHAPGEVLAVTLRGARLTLPSVPRAALLEDGVGAFVVVADGRETMRLRRVEVAARDEAWVGVRHGLGVGESVVVDGQYLLDAAATLTTSFGAADAH from the coding sequence GTGCTGGCTCTGTTGCCGTGGGGCGCGGGCGCCGGGCAGGCGGGCGCCTTGGCCGCCGACGTGTCGGTTGCCGGGCATGAGCATGTCCATGCTCATGCCAGTGGCGCGGCCCACGCGCGCTATACCTGTCCCATGCACCCGCAGGTGCAGGCCAACGCGCCGGGGCGTTGCCCGATCTGCGGCATGGACCTCGCCCTGGCGCCGAACAGCGACGCTCGCGATGACGCGCCCGCTCGGGAGGTGATGGCGACGGTCGCGGTTTCGCCGCGCGCCGCGCAGGTGCTAGGCCTGCGTCGCGCGACCGTCGAGACCCGCGACATCGCAGCGCAGGTCGCCACCTATGCGCGGGTGGTGGCCGACAGCGTCAATGAAAGCATCGTGTCGGCGCCGGCGGAAGGTTGGATCCGCGCGTTGCACGTCAATCAACTCGGCGCGCGCGTGGAGGCCGGCGCGCCGCTGTTCGAACTCTACGCGCCGGAGCTGCAGCAGCGGCAGCGCGATTACATCGATACCCTCAATCGCCGCGACCAGATGCTCGCGACCCTCACCAGCATGGAGGGACAAAACGGGCAACTCCTGGCGAGCCTTGCGCGCGAGCGCAAGCGCCTGCGCGACGCTCTGCTGGAACTCGGCATCGCGCGCGCCTCGCTCGATGACATCGAACGCCTGCGGCGGGTGCGCGACAGCCTGACCGTGGTCGCGCGCGGTGACGGACAGGTCACGCGGCTGGAAGCGCGTGTCGGTCAGGCGGTGGCGCCGGGTGAAGCCTTGTACCGCCTGCTTGATGGCGGACGCACGGTGCTGGAAGTGATGTTGAGTCCGCGCCAGCGCGCGGCGCTGCAGGCGCCGGTGGAATTGTCGGTCGCCGAGTCCTCGGCGCCGCGCACCGTGGCGCTGGATGGGGCGCTGTTCGATGCCCGAGCACAGAGCTATGGCGTGCGCATCGCGGTCGCGGATATCGGCAGCCACGCGCCCGGCGAAGTGCTGGCCGTGACCTTGCGCGGCGCCCGTCTCACCCTGCCCAGCGTTCCGCGCGCGGCGCTGCTGGAGGACGGCGTCGGCGCGTTCGTGGTGGTTGCGGATGGCCGCGAAACGATGCGCCTGCGGCGCGTCGAGGTCGCCGCCCGCGACGAAGCCTGGGTCGGTGTCAGGCACGGCCTTGGCGTCGGCGAAAGCGTGGTGGTCGATGGTCAGTACCTGCTGGATGCGGCAGCGACCCTGACGACGAGTTTCGGCGCCGCGGACGCGCATTGA
- the pilV gene encoding type IV pilus modification protein PilV, giving the protein MSVMRRAQGFTLVEILIAVVIFSIGLLGIAGLQVAGMRFTHGSQLRTIAVSQVESMADLMRANPYAVQKGLYNVKDTSIPTTTTPDCATLECTSIERAAYDLKTWNYHQDNAPVQSNQDALPLGDGVVCRDATPNDGASGAWACDNTGDVYAIKVQWQERTVGDDDVGKSGKSDANKFTQRFVMTVVPVIDSAE; this is encoded by the coding sequence ATGTCCGTGATGCGTCGAGCGCAGGGCTTCACCCTGGTAGAAATCCTGATCGCCGTGGTGATCTTCTCCATCGGCCTGTTGGGCATCGCCGGACTGCAGGTGGCCGGCATGCGCTTCACCCACGGTTCGCAGTTGCGCACCATCGCGGTCAGCCAGGTGGAATCGATGGCCGACCTCATGCGTGCCAACCCCTACGCCGTGCAAAAGGGCTTGTACAACGTCAAGGACACCTCGATTCCGACCACAACGACGCCCGATTGCGCGACCCTGGAATGCACCTCGATCGAGCGCGCCGCCTATGACCTCAAGACCTGGAACTACCACCAGGACAACGCGCCGGTGCAGTCCAACCAGGACGCCCTGCCGCTCGGCGATGGCGTGGTGTGTCGCGACGCCACTCCCAATGACGGTGCCTCCGGCGCCTGGGCGTGCGACAACACCGGCGACGTCTACGCGATCAAAGTGCAGTGGCAGGAGCGCACCGTGGGCGACGACGACGTCGGCAAGTCGGGCAAGTCCGACGCCAACAAATTCACCCAGCGTTTCGTCATGACGGTCGTACCCGTCATCGACAGTGCGGAATGA